In Microbacterium pumilum, the following proteins share a genomic window:
- a CDS encoding BTAD domain-containing putative transcriptional regulator produces MAAIIDRPSLTVQLLGHPLIDRSAGEQYEFRSRKSWALLAYLLLSERRPSRAQLAEMLFGEADDPARALRWCLAEIRRGLGEGASIDGDPVALTLPSDAVVDVRVLVRGTWSEAVDLPGLGMGLLDGTAVRYAGAYETWLISQQRHLAAVSEAVLHEAALGSMSTGDLDTALGYALRACTMSPLDENHQALLIRLYRLAGDDQAADRQYNACRELFHQELGVPPGPTIDAAYRERIRVRPDAVDAAAIDALTEAGSAAVSAGSITAGIEALSAAAELADRAGDPQRRVTARIALAEALIHGLRGSDEQGLARLYEADEIARTHRLWAAVAEVRAELGYVDFLRARYDRAERWLNDALRYGDGWPAVEAKATTYLGAIASDRGDFNRAGELLAAGIAQSAAAGEPRRQAYGLAMLGRAALLSGRPAEAESWLAESIVVAQRDHWLAFLPWPQAILGEAKLVQGDLAGATTVLEQAFARACQLGDPCWEGMSARALALVAEARGDTDRAFEIMMDAHARCNRLADPYVWLEGYILDALCELGRAHGHPRTTDWIDALEVLTDRTRMRVGRAAAGRDQSARMLRDERD; encoded by the coding sequence GTGGCGGCGATCATCGATCGTCCGAGCCTGACTGTGCAGCTCCTCGGACACCCCCTGATTGATCGTTCCGCGGGCGAGCAGTACGAGTTTCGCAGCCGCAAGAGCTGGGCTCTCCTCGCGTACCTGCTCCTGAGCGAACGTCGCCCGAGCCGGGCCCAGCTTGCCGAAATGCTGTTCGGCGAAGCGGATGACCCGGCTCGGGCGCTCCGCTGGTGCCTCGCCGAGATCCGTCGTGGACTCGGCGAGGGCGCCTCGATAGACGGCGATCCGGTCGCACTCACTCTGCCCTCCGATGCGGTGGTGGACGTTCGGGTGCTCGTGCGCGGCACCTGGTCTGAGGCAGTCGACCTTCCGGGATTGGGCATGGGACTGCTCGACGGAACGGCGGTTCGATATGCCGGCGCGTACGAGACCTGGCTGATCTCGCAGCAGCGACACCTGGCGGCGGTCTCCGAGGCAGTCCTGCACGAGGCTGCGCTCGGATCGATGTCGACAGGTGATCTGGATACGGCCCTCGGCTACGCCCTGCGCGCCTGCACCATGAGTCCCCTGGACGAGAATCACCAGGCTCTCCTGATCCGGCTTTATCGGCTGGCCGGGGACGATCAGGCAGCGGACCGGCAATACAACGCGTGCCGGGAGCTGTTCCACCAGGAACTGGGCGTGCCTCCCGGGCCTACGATCGACGCGGCATATCGCGAACGCATCCGCGTCCGGCCGGATGCGGTGGACGCAGCCGCGATCGACGCGCTCACCGAGGCGGGTTCGGCCGCTGTGTCTGCGGGGTCGATCACGGCAGGCATCGAGGCGCTCAGTGCGGCAGCCGAGCTGGCCGACCGAGCCGGCGACCCGCAACGACGGGTCACCGCGCGGATCGCACTGGCCGAGGCTCTGATCCACGGGCTCCGTGGGTCGGACGAGCAGGGCCTGGCGCGGCTGTACGAGGCTGACGAGATCGCAAGAACGCACCGGCTATGGGCGGCCGTGGCCGAGGTCCGAGCCGAGCTGGGATACGTCGACTTCCTCCGTGCGCGTTACGACCGGGCCGAGCGCTGGCTCAATGACGCACTGAGGTACGGCGACGGCTGGCCGGCGGTGGAGGCGAAGGCCACCACCTACCTTGGAGCGATCGCGAGCGACCGCGGCGACTTCAACCGCGCGGGTGAACTGCTCGCGGCGGGGATCGCCCAGTCGGCAGCGGCGGGCGAACCACGTCGGCAGGCGTACGGTCTCGCGATGCTCGGACGGGCCGCCTTGCTCTCGGGGAGGCCCGCGGAGGCAGAATCCTGGCTGGCTGAATCGATCGTCGTGGCACAGCGTGACCATTGGCTGGCGTTCCTCCCTTGGCCCCAGGCCATCCTCGGTGAGGCGAAACTCGTCCAGGGCGACCTGGCGGGCGCGACAACGGTATTGGAGCAGGCGTTCGCCCGAGCGTGCCAGCTCGGCGATCCCTGCTGGGAGGGGATGTCGGCGCGCGCGCTCGCCCTCGTCGCCGAGGCCCGGGGTGACACCGACCGGGCGTTCGAGATCATGATGGATGCCCATGCACGATGCAATCGCCTCGCCGATCCCTACGTGTGGCTGGAGGGGTACATCCTCGATGCGCTGTGCGAACTCGGCCGAGCGCACGGGCATCCCCGGACGACGGACTGGATCGACGCGTTGGAGGTGCTCACCGATCGGACCCGGATGCGAGTCGGGCGCGCCGCTGCCGGTCGTGATCAGAGCGCGCGGATGTTGCGCGACGAGAGGGATTGA
- a CDS encoding DUF4242 domain-containing protein, whose translation MTLFMDVHTIEGGVAEADVAGAHQADLATQSAHGVNYIRYWVDEQAGKIFCLVEAPDADAANTVHREAHGLVADEIYPVHEHS comes from the coding sequence ATGACGCTCTTCATGGACGTCCACACCATCGAGGGAGGCGTTGCGGAAGCCGACGTCGCCGGCGCGCATCAGGCTGACCTGGCCACCCAGAGCGCGCACGGCGTGAACTACATCCGCTATTGGGTCGACGAGCAGGCGGGCAAGATCTTCTGCCTCGTCGAGGCGCCCGATGCGGATGCAGCCAACACGGTGCACCGCGAAGCCCACGGGCTGGTCGCCGACGAGATCTACCCGGTCCACGAGCACTCCTGA
- a CDS encoding SMP-30/gluconolactonase/LRE family protein has translation MQIPTQLTIIDDRMQHVRADAHYTVCYTNGKWLEGPSYSAQGRYLLFSDIPNDRTLRLDEMSGAVTVFDEPSRFANGRTHDRTGRLVTCLHGDRSVVRREHDGREVTIAATYGGRRLNSPNDVVVSSRGDIWFTDPTYGILSDYEGHESVPDQDVRGLYRWTEGSAEPVLVSSEFIQPNGLAFADDESRLFVVDSERDTISALTLDTGGGVHARRTVVADGLGFDGIRVDAAGRIWAATRDGVSCFDGEGSELLRMSLPEPASNLEFGGRQRNVLHVTATTSLYSVRMSVRGRS, from the coding sequence GTGCAGATTCCGACCCAGCTGACGATCATCGACGATCGGATGCAGCATGTGCGAGCGGATGCGCATTACACCGTCTGCTACACGAACGGAAAGTGGCTCGAGGGTCCGTCCTACTCGGCACAGGGACGGTACCTGCTCTTCAGCGACATCCCGAACGATCGCACTCTGCGACTCGATGAGATGAGCGGTGCTGTCACCGTGTTCGATGAACCGTCTCGTTTCGCAAACGGCCGGACGCACGATCGCACCGGACGGCTGGTCACGTGCCTGCACGGCGACCGCAGTGTCGTGCGGCGCGAGCACGACGGCCGGGAGGTGACCATCGCGGCGACATACGGCGGTCGCCGGCTGAACAGCCCCAATGACGTCGTCGTCAGCTCTCGCGGTGACATCTGGTTCACAGACCCCACCTATGGCATCCTCAGCGACTACGAGGGTCACGAGTCAGTGCCCGATCAGGATGTGCGCGGGCTTTATCGGTGGACCGAGGGCTCAGCGGAGCCTGTGCTGGTGTCGAGCGAGTTCATTCAGCCGAACGGGCTGGCGTTCGCCGACGATGAAAGCAGGCTCTTCGTCGTGGACAGCGAGCGCGACACGATCTCGGCCCTGACTCTCGACACCGGAGGGGGTGTCCACGCGCGGCGCACGGTGGTTGCAGACGGGCTCGGCTTCGACGGCATCCGTGTGGATGCCGCGGGTCGGATCTGGGCGGCCACGCGGGACGGGGTCAGCTGTTTCGACGGCGAAGGAAGCGAGCTGCTGCGGATGTCGCTGCCAGAGCCCGCGTCGAACCTCGAGTTCGGGGGCCGCCAGCGCAACGTCCTTCACGTCACGGCGACGACGAGCCTGTATTCAGTGCGGATGTCTGTGCGCGGGAGGTCGTGA
- a CDS encoding AfsR/SARP family transcriptional regulator translates to MTVAYMEPRQAASDVVYLLGNPTVLQDGQLYLVPEGCKRVLAFVALQRGRVDRRQAAGSLWPDGSDDRASGNLRSALWRLRGAGITVLESDKASVFLREHTTTDLDALCEWADRLISGTAGEEDLHVPNWTTTVAELLPGWYDEWVIFERERIRQRMLHSLEVLSCTLRRAGRYGEAIDAAVDAVAVEPLRESAHRVLAEAHAAEGNFVEARRTYVRYRDIARRELGVEPSAVFRAWIQMCGSTPASRNLA, encoded by the coding sequence ATGACCGTCGCGTACATGGAACCTCGTCAGGCGGCGTCCGATGTGGTCTACCTCCTCGGGAATCCTACGGTCCTGCAAGACGGTCAGCTGTACCTGGTGCCCGAGGGTTGCAAACGCGTCCTCGCGTTCGTCGCGTTGCAGCGCGGCCGAGTCGATCGACGGCAGGCGGCCGGGTCGTTGTGGCCCGACGGTTCGGACGACAGGGCGTCGGGAAACCTCCGCTCAGCGTTGTGGCGTCTGCGCGGCGCGGGAATCACCGTGCTCGAATCCGACAAGGCGAGCGTGTTCCTGCGAGAGCACACGACGACCGACCTTGACGCCCTGTGCGAGTGGGCGGATCGCCTGATCAGCGGAACCGCCGGGGAGGAGGATCTCCACGTCCCCAATTGGACGACGACAGTCGCGGAACTTCTTCCCGGTTGGTACGACGAATGGGTCATCTTCGAGCGAGAAAGGATTCGGCAGCGGATGCTTCATTCACTCGAGGTGCTGAGTTGCACGCTGCGCCGCGCCGGCCGATATGGCGAGGCGATCGACGCGGCGGTGGACGCAGTCGCTGTCGAACCCCTCCGGGAGAGTGCGCATCGAGTCCTGGCGGAGGCCCACGCGGCGGAGGGGAACTTCGTTGAAGCCAGACGTACGTACGTGAGGTACCGCGACATCGCGCGACGCGAGTTGGGCGTGGAACCAAGCGCCGTCTTTCGCGCGTGGATCCAGATGTGCGGGTCGACTCCGGCATCGCGGAACCTGGCCTAA
- a CDS encoding Pvc16 family protein: protein MAGFQALEAAGVSIVALLNRRFAERDGGAGVAAMLANTRELKTMALNSGQLIQQPSISVFCYRVSVDHETRPGWSAVANGDGIPRIPLRLHFLIGAFAATVEEELLWLGLTAQILEGEGVLTGPLLLPVTLPTGGTVNPWRPGDVIQVVTDDLALDSMSEAFQSLNTDYRLQLPYLARVICIDGAQQDIAERIATVAARVDRLTEVPV, encoded by the coding sequence ATGGCGGGATTCCAGGCGCTCGAGGCTGCAGGGGTGAGCATCGTCGCCCTGCTCAATCGGCGCTTCGCCGAGCGCGATGGAGGGGCCGGCGTCGCCGCCATGCTCGCGAACACCCGCGAGCTGAAGACGATGGCGCTCAACAGCGGCCAGCTCATCCAGCAGCCCTCGATCTCGGTCTTCTGCTACCGGGTCAGCGTCGATCATGAGACGCGGCCCGGCTGGTCTGCGGTCGCAAACGGCGACGGCATTCCGCGTATCCCCCTTCGGCTCCATTTCCTCATCGGCGCCTTCGCCGCGACGGTCGAGGAGGAGCTGCTGTGGCTCGGGCTGACGGCTCAGATCCTGGAGGGAGAAGGTGTGCTCACCGGACCGCTCTTGCTCCCCGTCACGCTCCCGACGGGCGGCACGGTGAATCCCTGGCGCCCGGGCGACGTCATCCAGGTCGTGACCGACGATCTCGCCCTCGACTCGATGAGCGAGGCGTTCCAGTCGCTCAACACCGACTATCGACTCCAGTTGCCGTACCTCGCCCGGGTCATCTGCATCGACGGTGCGCAGCAGGACATTGCGGAGCGGATTGCAACGGTCGCTGCACGAGTGGATCGACTGACTGAGGTGCCGGTGTGA
- a CDS encoding phage tail sheath family protein — translation MPEYLTPGVYVEETSFRSRSIEGVATSTFGMAGLTRYGPVPYIATLPGNRVLTMTPSATLVTSFAEFERAFGGLDPVGTLTDTTNYLAFAARAFFANGGRRLYVARVFPFTPDPNDATAIGLTENLAQLAVGTPVVGTFRARWPGVAAQGMSVSVRLKRSKNVFSGTLKGVRPGALIELFSDNTVPKDDDPPNTAALRIVDALNATTVGLRKADGTVEAVPPGTQSAFRLTVTVDVRWGGRFDSYPGLEVDPSGTNPRSIVNVLRSGEPADEMAVVWFDPGAAPASPADVLAGLLTLSSGIGGYLTLGGEGTGLTASVIKGRESDPDDPSRAAVGLGALAEVEDIAIVASPDAVRLAKAEQVTATNDLIEHCAPGAYRIGIVDPPKDSSISKVREFRAQFDTSYAALYYPWMDIVDPTARPDPGAPPPLIQLPPSGFTAGIYARSDIERGVHKAPANEVVRGIVGFKQNVTFDRQSVLNPEGINALRFFEGRANRVWGARTMSSDPEWKYVNVRRLFLFLEHSIERSTQWAVFEPNNHRLWASIRQSVEDFLVTVWRTGALMGTKPEEAFFVRCDRTTMTQNDLDNGRMICLIGVAPTYPAEFVIFRIGQWTADSQQS, via the coding sequence ATGCCCGAGTACCTGACCCCAGGCGTCTACGTCGAGGAGACGAGCTTCCGCTCGCGCTCGATCGAGGGCGTCGCCACGTCCACGTTCGGAATGGCGGGGCTGACCCGGTACGGCCCTGTGCCGTACATTGCGACGCTTCCCGGGAACCGCGTTCTGACGATGACACCGAGCGCGACCCTCGTGACGAGTTTCGCCGAGTTCGAGCGGGCGTTCGGAGGGCTCGATCCTGTCGGAACGCTCACGGACACGACGAACTATCTCGCGTTTGCCGCGCGCGCGTTCTTCGCGAACGGCGGGCGTCGACTCTACGTCGCCCGCGTGTTCCCCTTCACACCTGATCCGAACGACGCGACTGCGATCGGGCTCACCGAGAACCTCGCACAGTTGGCGGTGGGAACCCCCGTCGTCGGGACCTTCCGCGCGCGCTGGCCCGGTGTCGCCGCCCAAGGGATGTCGGTGTCGGTACGGCTGAAGCGAAGCAAGAACGTGTTCAGCGGAACGCTCAAGGGAGTCCGACCCGGCGCGTTGATCGAGTTGTTCTCCGACAACACCGTCCCGAAGGACGACGATCCGCCGAACACGGCCGCGCTTCGCATCGTGGACGCGCTCAACGCCACGACAGTCGGCCTGCGGAAGGCAGACGGCACTGTGGAGGCCGTGCCTCCAGGAACGCAGTCGGCGTTCCGCCTCACCGTGACCGTCGACGTGCGGTGGGGCGGGCGCTTCGACTCCTACCCGGGGCTCGAGGTGGATCCGTCGGGCACGAACCCCCGTTCGATCGTCAATGTGCTCCGCTCCGGTGAACCGGCGGATGAGATGGCGGTCGTGTGGTTCGACCCTGGGGCCGCCCCGGCGTCGCCCGCGGATGTGCTTGCGGGCCTTCTGACCCTCAGCTCGGGCATCGGCGGCTACCTGACGCTCGGCGGCGAGGGCACCGGGCTCACGGCATCCGTCATCAAGGGTCGCGAATCGGATCCTGACGATCCGTCGCGAGCCGCGGTGGGTCTCGGCGCCCTCGCGGAGGTCGAGGACATCGCGATCGTCGCGTCGCCCGACGCCGTCCGGCTAGCGAAGGCGGAGCAGGTGACGGCGACGAACGACCTCATCGAGCACTGCGCGCCAGGGGCTTACCGGATCGGCATCGTGGACCCGCCCAAGGACAGCTCGATCTCGAAGGTCAGGGAGTTCAGAGCGCAGTTCGACACCTCGTACGCGGCGCTCTACTACCCATGGATGGACATCGTCGATCCCACCGCGCGGCCCGATCCCGGAGCCCCCCCGCCGCTGATCCAACTTCCGCCGAGCGGCTTCACGGCAGGCATCTACGCACGCAGCGACATCGAGCGCGGCGTGCACAAAGCGCCGGCCAACGAAGTCGTGCGGGGCATCGTGGGGTTCAAGCAGAATGTCACGTTCGACCGGCAATCCGTGCTCAATCCGGAAGGCATCAACGCCCTGCGCTTCTTCGAGGGCCGAGCGAATCGCGTGTGGGGCGCCCGGACGATGAGCTCGGATCCGGAGTGGAAGTACGTCAATGTGCGCCGGCTGTTCCTGTTCCTCGAGCATTCGATAGAACGTTCTACTCAATGGGCGGTCTTCGAACCCAACAACCACCGCCTCTGGGCGTCGATCCGCCAGTCGGTCGAAGACTTCCTGGTCACGGTCTGGCGAACGGGCGCCCTCATGGGCACGAAGCCCGAGGAAGCGTTCTTCGTGCGGTGCGACCGCACGACGATGACCCAGAACGATCTCGACAACGGACGCATGATCTGCCTCATCGGCGTCGCCCCCACATATCCGGCGGAGTTCGTGATCTTCCGCATCGGGCAATGGACTGCGGACTCGCAGCAGAGCTGA
- a CDS encoding phage tail protein: MATRDNPYGAFNFLVKLGDQGGEDQIVGGFSDVSGLGNEIKYSEYRNGNEGENHVRKVPNINSTDDVTLKRGVIGDLSLFLWLKSQREGDLDPRTVTITLMDEGRNDVCSWVLHRAQPKKWVGPTLAGKGGGEVAMEEIHLVAERIDFNS, encoded by the coding sequence ATGGCAACTCGGGACAATCCGTACGGCGCCTTCAACTTCCTCGTGAAGCTGGGCGATCAGGGCGGTGAAGATCAGATCGTCGGTGGCTTCTCCGACGTGAGCGGGCTCGGGAACGAGATCAAATACTCGGAGTACCGCAATGGCAATGAGGGCGAGAACCATGTGCGCAAGGTTCCCAACATCAACAGCACGGATGATGTGACCCTCAAGCGGGGCGTCATCGGCGATCTCAGTCTCTTCCTGTGGTTGAAGTCGCAGCGAGAGGGCGACCTCGACCCGCGCACGGTGACGATCACCTTGATGGACGAGGGGCGCAACGATGTCTGCTCGTGGGTGCTCCACCGCGCTCAGCCGAAGAAGTGGGTCGGGCCCACGCTCGCAGGAAAGGGCGGTGGCGAGGTGGCGATGGAGGAGATCCACCTCGTCGCCGAGCGGATCGACTTCAACTC